One Xyrauchen texanus isolate HMW12.3.18 chromosome 2, RBS_HiC_50CHRs, whole genome shotgun sequence genomic window carries:
- the LOC127661513 gene encoding homeobox protein engrailed-2a: protein MDENEQSARDAVQRGAADESNSAIRPLLQAPGNLQLPHRITNFFIDNILRPDFGRKKDANITRDESNHSPTGPSTGQVGSTVPAEGSSTTHTSSEGKKPEIVSQEPLKPRGENVDQCLGSETDTSQANSNGQTAQPMLWPAWVYCTRYSDRPSSGPRSRKPKKKNDSKEDKRPRTAFTAEQLQRLKAEFQTNRYLTEQRRQSLAQELGLNESQIKIWFQNKRAKIKKANGNKNSLALHLMAQGLYNHSTTSKDEQSDSD from the exons ATGGATGAGAATGAGCAGAGCGCAAGAGACGCGGTACAGCGAGGAGCCGCGGACGAGTCCAACAGTGCCATAAGACCCCTTCTGCAAGCTCCGGGGAACCTGCAGCTCCCGCACCGAATCACCAACTTTTTCATCGACAACATCCTGCGACCGGACTTTGGCCGTAAGAAAGACGCAAACATCACGCGCGATGAAAGCAATCACAGCCCTACGGGTCCTAGCACGGGACAGGTGGGAAGTACAGTACCAGCAGAGGGAAGTTCCACAACGCATACGAGCAGCGAAGGAAAGAAGCCAGAGATAGTGAGCCAAGAGCCCTTGAAGCCTCGTGGGGAGAATGTGGATCAGTGCCTTGGTTCAGAAACGGATACTTCACAGGCCAATTCAAACGGACAGACTGCCCAGCCTATGCTGTGGCCCGCTTGGGTTTACTGCACACGGTACTCGGACAGGCCATCGTCAG GTCCCAGATCTCGTAAACCAAAGAAGAAAAACGACAGTAAAGAGGACAAACGACCACGCACGGCCTTCACGGCGGAGCAGCTTCAGAGACTCAAGGCCGAGTTCCAGACCAACCGCTACCTGACCGAGCAGCGACGGCAGAGTCTGGCGCAGGAGCTCGGCCTCAATGAATCCCAGATCAAAATCTGGTTCCAGAACAAGAGGGCCAAAATCAAAAAAGCCAACGGCAACAAGAACTCTCTGGCATTGCACCTGATGGCGCAGGGACTGTACAACCACAGCACGACGTCAAAGGACGAACAATCAGACAGTGACTGA